A window of Spirochaetia bacterium genomic DNA:
TTGCTGATCATGAACGTAATCCTTCTTGTCTTTGGTATGATTATGGACAATATTCCCAATATAATGGTTCTGACTCCTATCCTATTTCCTATTGCAACTGCCATTGGAGTAAATCCGATTCATTTTGGCATTATCATGACCATGAACCTTGCAATCGGAATGGTCACTCCTCCGATGGGGATAAACCTTTTTATTGCAAACAGCATGACAAATATCCCAATTGCTTCAATTGCAAAAAAGACAGTACCTTTTCTGATTTCGTTCCTATTTGCATTGATGATAGTTACCTTTGTTCCTCAAGTGAGTTTAGCGCTCATTAAATAATAAGGAGAAAAAAATGAAAAAATCATTGATTATTTGTTCTTTGATAGCAGCTCTAATTTTTTCTGGCTGTTCAAAGAACACATCCTCGTCAAAAACAACAGCGACTCCGTCAGCGACTACGGCACAGGCCAGTAGTGACTCCTCTTCGAAAAAGCCGACTTATACATGGACAGTCGCGATGAACGTCAGTGAAGCAACACTGAACTATAAGATGATGGCAAAATTCAAAGAATTGATTGAATCGAAGAGCAATGGCGCAATCAAGGTTAATTTGTATGCAAACGGACAACTTGGCAATGATACGGAACAAATGCAAGGCTTGATAGATGGATCTGTTGATTTTACTACTACTATAACCAGTGGTTTGACTTCATTCGTCAAGGAATACGGTGTATTTGACTTGCCTAACTTGTTCCCGGATCTTACAACTATGCGAAAAGTTCTAGATACGAAATCGGTTCTGGATGAGTTGAATACTTATTCAACGGCTAAGAATGTCAGGCTGATGGGTCTTGCTGATGCAGGATTCAGGGAAACTACATCAAACAAGCCAATTCATAGTTTGGATGACATTGCCGGATTGAAAATCCGTGTAATTCAGAATCCGTATCATATTGCTTACTGGAAAGCCTTAGGTGCAAATCCATTGGCAATGGATTTTAGTGAAGTGTATATCGGACTACAGCAAAAGACCATAGAAGCTGAAGAAAACCCATATATGAACATTGTTGCAAACAAATTCTACGAAGTGCAGAAATATATCGTAGAAACGGATCATCTTGGTCATATAATTGTGTTCTTGATGAATAACAACCTTTACAACGGACTTTCTGATGAAAATAAAAAACTTGTTAACGAATGTGCTGAAGAAGCTGTGGTTTATACAAGAGGTCTTGCAGATGAGAGTATCGCTGGATATAAGAAAACAGTTGAGGACTATGGTACTACAATCATTACCCTTGATCCTTCAGTAAAAGCAGCAATGCAGGATAAGGCTTCAGGTGTGTATGATGATGTTCGAAAGGCCATTGGAGACAAACTTGTCGATACTATGTTGACTCAGGTAAAACAAGCAAAAGAAAATAACTAAGAAAACAACCTGTTCATCTGTTACAGATGAACAGGTTGACTAGGAGGAATCAGATACATGCAGAAAATTTTGATAGCAAATGGTCAAATTTATGATCCTTTCCATCAACATATGTTAAAAAAGGATATTGCAATTTCCGGTAGTAAAATCGTTTCATCATCCGGTTTCCTGCCAGATACCATAATCAACGCTTCTGATTGTCTCGTTACTCCTGGTCTGATTGATTTTCACTTGCATTGTCTGGAATCCGTTTCGGATATTGCAGTTCCTGCTGATATGGCGTGCTTGCCTAACGGTATTACAACGTGTATTGATGCAGGTACTGCAGGTTGCTCGTTGATTGAGCAAGGTTTCAAAAATGATGCACAGAAAGCAAAGACTACAGTTCTTGCTTTGATTCATACGGCTCCGCAAGGAATGGTTTCAGCTAATATTCCTGAAGATCAAGATCCTACAAAATGGGATATCGAAAAACTTGAATCTTTGGTAGGAGCATATCCTGATTTCATCGTTGGGTTGAAAACCAGGATGTCAGATTTTCTTTTAGCACCTTTTCATCTGAAGATGGAGGCATTGCGGAAAACGCTTGAGTTAGGTGATAAGCTTAAATGTAAAGTAGTCGTACATGTCAATAATCCAGGATTACCAGTAGGTGAGATTGCTGATATGCTCAGACCTGGTGATGTTTTTTGCCATGTATATGCTGGTACAAGAGAAAACATACTTACAAAGAATGGTTGTATTGATGAGCGAATATTGAAAG
This region includes:
- a CDS encoding TRAP transporter substrate-binding protein, yielding MKKSLIICSLIAALIFSGCSKNTSSSKTTATPSATTAQASSDSSSKKPTYTWTVAMNVSEATLNYKMMAKFKELIESKSNGAIKVNLYANGQLGNDTEQMQGLIDGSVDFTTTITSGLTSFVKEYGVFDLPNLFPDLTTMRKVLDTKSVLDELNTYSTAKNVRLMGLADAGFRETTSNKPIHSLDDIAGLKIRVIQNPYHIAYWKALGANPLAMDFSEVYIGLQQKTIEAEENPYMNIVANKFYEVQKYIVETDHLGHIIVFLMNNNLYNGLSDENKKLVNECAEEAVVYTRGLADESIAGYKKTVEDYGTTIITLDPSVKAAMQDKASGVYDDVRKAIGDKLVDTMLTQVKQAKENN
- a CDS encoding amidohydrolase family protein, encoding MLKKDIAISGSKIVSSSGFLPDTIINASDCLVTPGLIDFHLHCLESVSDIAVPADMACLPNGITTCIDAGTAGCSLIEQGFKNDAQKAKTTVLALIHTAPQGMVSANIPEDQDPTKWDIEKLESLVGAYPDFIVGLKTRMSDFLLAPFHLKMEALRKTLELGDKLKCKVVVHVNNPGLPVGEIADMLRPGDVFCHVYAGTRENILTKNGCIDERILKARERGVLFDACNGRKNFLTQVAQTAIEQNFLPDFISSDNNISTYNMLPLVSLPWTLSKYLALGLSIPQVFDRAILSPSRWLNKPRLATLEEGTVADIALWKIKEKKVEFPDYMNGKIFGSKLIVPHATIKNGAICFSSPEINFTLQ